One window from the genome of [Clostridium] celerecrescens 18A encodes:
- a CDS encoding phospho-sugar mutase — translation MKDYRSIYEEWLLNPYFDEATKEELRGIGDDENEIKERFYQDLEFGTAGLRGIIGAGINRMNIYVVRKATQGLANYIISQGGVNKGVAIAYDSRHMSPEFAEEAALTLAANGIKAYKFESLRPTPELSFAVRELGCIAGINITASHNPPEYNGYKVYWEDGAQFTPPHDKGVTAEVLNITDISTVKTTTVEAAKKSGKYEIIGADLDDKYIAHVKAQVVNQDAIDQMQNDIKIVYSPLHGTGNLPARRALKEIGFTHVYVVPEQELPDGDFPTVSYPNPEAEEAFLLGLALAKEKDADLVLATDPDADRLGVYVKDGKSGGYIPLTGNMSGSLLCEYVLSQKKERGAIPADGQVIKSIVTTNLVDAVAKAYSCELIEVLTGFKYIGQQILKEEVSGYGTYMFGLEESYGCLIGTYARDKDAISATVALCEAAAYYKTKGMTLWDAMIAMYEKYGYYKDAVKAIGLKGIEGQEKIRAIMETMRRETPADVGGYHVLSARDYKLDTVKDMNTGETRPTGLPQSDVLYYDLTEDAWLCVRPSGTEPKIKFYYGVKGDSMVDADERSAKLGEAVMAMVDKMM, via the coding sequence ATGAAAGATTACAGGAGTATATATGAGGAATGGCTTTTAAATCCATATTTTGATGAGGCGACAAAAGAAGAACTCCGGGGGATCGGTGATGATGAGAATGAGATTAAGGAGCGGTTCTATCAGGATTTAGAATTTGGCACCGCTGGCTTAAGAGGTATCATCGGCGCCGGAATCAACCGTATGAATATCTATGTAGTAAGAAAAGCGACCCAGGGTCTTGCAAATTATATAATAAGCCAGGGCGGCGTTAATAAGGGTGTGGCCATTGCATATGACTCCAGGCACATGTCTCCGGAGTTTGCAGAGGAAGCAGCACTTACGCTGGCCGCCAATGGAATCAAAGCCTATAAATTCGAATCCTTGCGACCCACACCGGAGCTTTCTTTTGCTGTAAGGGAGTTAGGCTGTATTGCAGGTATCAACATTACGGCCAGTCACAACCCACCGGAATATAATGGATATAAGGTATACTGGGAGGATGGCGCCCAGTTTACTCCTCCTCATGACAAAGGGGTAACTGCAGAAGTCCTAAATATCACGGATATTTCAACGGTTAAGACGACGACTGTGGAAGCAGCAAAGAAATCAGGTAAATATGAAATCATCGGAGCTGATCTGGATGATAAATATATCGCTCACGTAAAGGCTCAGGTAGTAAACCAGGATGCCATTGACCAGATGCAGAATGATATTAAAATTGTTTATTCTCCTCTTCATGGTACAGGCAATCTTCCGGCAAGAAGAGCGTTAAAGGAAATTGGCTTTACCCATGTGTATGTGGTTCCTGAACAGGAGCTGCCAGATGGTGACTTCCCAACGGTCAGCTATCCCAATCCGGAGGCAGAGGAAGCCTTTTTACTGGGCCTTGCTCTTGCTAAGGAAAAGGATGCGGATCTGGTTCTGGCAACAGACCCGGATGCTGACCGTCTTGGGGTGTATGTAAAGGATGGGAAATCCGGCGGGTACATCCCCTTGACCGGCAACATGTCCGGTTCTCTTCTGTGCGAATATGTACTTAGTCAGAAGAAGGAAAGAGGAGCGATCCCAGCAGATGGACAGGTAATCAAATCCATTGTTACCACTAATCTGGTGGATGCAGTAGCGAAGGCTTACAGCTGTGAACTTATTGAGGTTTTAACCGGTTTTAAATACATCGGCCAGCAGATTTTAAAGGAAGAGGTATCCGGATACGGAACCTACATGTTTGGCCTGGAGGAAAGTTATGGTTGCCTGATCGGAACCTATGCCCGTGATAAGGATGCCATTTCCGCTACGGTCGCTTTGTGTGAGGCAGCCGCCTATTATAAGACAAAGGGCATGACCCTGTGGGATGCCATGATTGCCATGTATGAGAAATATGGCTATTATAAAGATGCGGTGAAGGCCATCGGCTTAAAAGGCATTGAGGGACAGGAAAAGATCCGGGCGATCATGGAGACCATGCGCAGGGAAACGCCGGCAGATGTTGGCGGATATCACGTTCTTTCTGCCAGGGATTATAAGCTTGATACCGTTAAGGATATGAATACCGGAGAAACCAGACCAACCGGACTTCCCCAGTCGGATGTACTTTATTACGATCTGACAGAGGATGCATGGCTGTGTGTAAGGCCTTCGGGAACGGAACCCAAGATTAAATTTTACTATGGCGTTAAGGGTGATTCTATGGTGGATGCGGATGAGCGTTCTGCTAAGCTTGGAGAGGCTGTTATGGCTATGGTAGATAAGATGATGTAG
- a CDS encoding protein kinase family protein: MNEKYTEVLSQYELEILDVKRGRGAWLCESNQGLKLLREYKGTLKRLEFEDQVFSQMKESCHLKVDRYVRNKDGELLSSAEDGSRWIVKDWYADRECNLKDSKEVLCAIEQIASLHKVLRRIDFKEEWNLGSILVQQPAEEMERHNRELVRARTFIRNKRKKSEFELCVMGNYDIFFEQAMEACKGMAGFYENRGDSEEYLCHGDLNQHHVLMCFHDVAIVEFNRMHKGMQMEDLYHFMRKAMEKHDWNLKLGMAMLETYTKVLPLSDADRICLYYLFLYPEKYWKQINFYYNANKAWIPARNIEKLKDLEIQQPLRNLFLSRIQN, encoded by the coding sequence GTGAACGAGAAATACACAGAGGTGCTTTCGCAGTATGAGCTTGAAATTCTGGATGTGAAACGCGGCCGGGGCGCCTGGCTGTGTGAGTCGAATCAGGGGCTTAAACTGCTTCGGGAATATAAAGGAACCTTAAAGCGCCTGGAATTTGAAGATCAGGTATTTTCACAGATGAAAGAATCCTGCCACTTGAAAGTGGACCGTTACGTCAGGAATAAAGATGGTGAACTCCTCTCCAGTGCCGAGGATGGATCCCGGTGGATCGTAAAAGACTGGTATGCGGATCGGGAATGCAATTTGAAGGATAGCAAAGAGGTATTATGTGCCATCGAACAAATTGCTTCTTTACATAAAGTGCTGCGGCGGATTGATTTTAAAGAGGAATGGAATCTAGGGTCCATTTTGGTACAGCAGCCGGCTGAGGAAATGGAACGCCATAACAGGGAGCTGGTACGCGCCCGCACGTTCATCCGGAATAAACGAAAAAAGTCTGAGTTTGAACTATGTGTCATGGGGAATTATGATATATTTTTCGAACAGGCCATGGAAGCCTGTAAAGGGATGGCAGGCTTTTATGAAAACCGGGGGGACAGTGAGGAGTATTTATGTCATGGGGACCTAAACCAGCACCACGTCCTGATGTGTTTTCATGATGTGGCTATCGTGGAATTCAACCGCATGCATAAGGGCATGCAGATGGAGGACCTGTATCATTTCATGCGGAAAGCCATGGAAAAGCATGACTGGAATTTGAAGCTTGGTATGGCCATGCTGGAAACTTATACAAAGGTTCTCCCTCTTTCGGATGCAGACAGGATATGCCTATATTATTTATTTTTATATCCTGAAAAATACTGGAAGCAGATTAACTTTTATTATAATGCCAATAAAGCCTGGATTCCCGCACGGAATATTGAAAAGCTAAAGGATTTAGAGATTCAGCAGCCCCTGCGGAATCTTTTCCTGTCAAGAATTCAAAATTGA
- a CDS encoding CCA tRNA nucleotidyltransferase — translation MEIQVPEAARRIIEQLNTSGFEAYVVGGCVRDSLLGRSPEDWDITTSAKPEQVKEIFNRTVDTGIQHGTVTVLIDHEGYEVTTYRIDGEYEDGRHPKSVEFTGNLLEDLKRRDFTINAMAYSDREGLVDAFDGVKDLEGRIIRCVGNPHDRFNEDALRILRAIRFSAQLGFDLEAKTRAAISVIAPNMAKVSKERIQVELTKLLLSDHPGRLKEVYENGIGPYISEYFEDAGRKLMEVERLTGLPSVKHMRWTGFLRLEEPEDAVRILKELKLDNDTIYQTKTLVSLWKTEIPAHKPAIRQVMSTLSPELYKDLLCFQKVFCHTSYKTRLKMVEQYSKEILKAGDCIRLKDMVVTGRELIDAGMKPGPEMGTVLNRLFQLVLEKPECNNREYLMKSAEQFIKEQG, via the coding sequence ATAGAGATTCAGGTTCCGGAGGCGGCGAGGAGGATCATCGAACAACTGAATACCAGCGGCTTTGAAGCCTATGTGGTGGGAGGCTGCGTGAGAGACAGCCTGTTAGGCCGGTCGCCGGAAGACTGGGATATCACAACCTCAGCAAAGCCGGAACAGGTGAAGGAAATATTTAACAGAACGGTTGATACGGGAATCCAACACGGTACGGTTACAGTACTTATTGACCATGAAGGTTATGAAGTGACCACATACCGCATAGACGGAGAATATGAAGACGGGCGCCACCCCAAATCTGTGGAATTTACAGGAAACCTTCTGGAGGATTTGAAACGCCGGGATTTTACCATCAATGCCATGGCATACAGTGACCGTGAGGGTTTAGTGGATGCATTTGACGGGGTAAAGGATTTGGAGGGCCGGATCATCCGCTGCGTGGGAAACCCTCATGACCGGTTTAACGAAGATGCTTTAAGGATCCTTAGGGCCATCCGTTTTTCTGCCCAGCTGGGCTTTGACCTGGAAGCTAAGACAAGGGCGGCAATTTCTGTTATAGCTCCCAACATGGCTAAGGTCAGCAAGGAGCGGATCCAGGTGGAGCTTACAAAGCTCCTCCTTTCCGATCATCCCGGAAGGCTTAAGGAGGTATATGAAAACGGGATTGGCCCTTATATCTCAGAGTATTTTGAAGATGCGGGAAGGAAGCTTATGGAAGTAGAGAGGCTTACCGGGCTGCCTTCTGTAAAGCACATGCGCTGGACCGGTTTTTTAAGGCTTGAGGAACCCGAGGATGCGGTAAGAATTCTTAAGGAGCTGAAGCTTGATAATGATACCATCTATCAGACAAAGACACTGGTCAGCCTGTGGAAAACAGAGATTCCGGCTCATAAGCCGGCCATCCGGCAGGTTATGAGCACCCTTTCCCCGGAGTTATATAAGGACCTGCTGTGCTTCCAGAAGGTATTCTGCCATACATCCTATAAAACCAGGTTAAAAATGGTGGAGCAGTATTCGAAGGAAATCTTAAAGGCTGGGGATTGTATCCGTCTAAAGGACATGGTCGTTACCGGCAGGGAATTGATCGATGCAGGCATGAAGCCGGGGCCTGAGATGGGAACGGTGCTTAACCGTTTGTTCCAGCTGGTACTTGAAAAGCCGGAATGCAATAACAGGGAATATTTGATGAAATCAGCAGAACAATTTATTAAGGAACAAGGGTAA
- the proS gene encoding proline--tRNA ligase, producing the protein MAKEKKLVEAITSMEVDFAQWYTDVVKKAELIDYSSVKGCMVIKPAGYAIWENIQSELDRRFKEVGVENVYMPMFIPESLLEKEKDHVEGFAPEVAWVTHGGLEPLQERLCVRPTSETLFCDFYSREIQSYRDLPKLYNQWCSVVRWEKTTRPFLRSREFLWQEGHTAHATANEAQERTEQMLNIYANFCEEILAMPVIRGQKTDKEKFAGAEATYTIEALMHDGKALQSGTSHNFGDGFAKAFDIQYSDKENKLQYVHQTSWGLSTRLIGGIIMVHGDDSGLVLPPRIAPIQVIIVPVQQQKEGVLDKAYELKEILSNYKVKVDDSDKSPGWKFSESEMRGIPVRVEIGPRDISENQAVLVRRDTHEKITVSLDEINNKVGELLETIQKDMLERARIHRDVHTYEATDMDTFVKTVEEKPGFVKAMWCGSQECEDKIKEITGATSRCMPFKQETLADTCVCCRKPAVKMVYWGRAY; encoded by the coding sequence ATGGCAAAGGAAAAGAAATTAGTAGAGGCGATTACATCCATGGAGGTGGATTTTGCGCAGTGGTATACGGATGTTGTAAAGAAAGCAGAGTTAATTGATTACTCCAGTGTAAAGGGCTGCATGGTCATCAAACCGGCAGGGTATGCCATCTGGGAAAACATTCAGAGCGAGCTTGACAGAAGGTTTAAGGAAGTAGGGGTGGAAAATGTTTACATGCCTATGTTTATTCCGGAAAGCCTTCTTGAAAAGGAAAAGGACCATGTAGAAGGATTCGCTCCTGAGGTGGCCTGGGTAACCCACGGAGGTTTGGAGCCGCTGCAGGAAAGGCTTTGTGTCAGACCTACCTCAGAAACCCTTTTCTGTGATTTTTATTCCAGAGAAATCCAGTCCTACCGTGACTTACCGAAGCTTTATAATCAGTGGTGTTCCGTGGTGCGCTGGGAAAAGACCACCAGACCGTTCTTACGCTCCAGAGAATTTCTGTGGCAGGAAGGCCATACGGCTCATGCGACTGCCAATGAAGCACAGGAAAGAACGGAACAGATGCTTAATATATACGCAAATTTCTGTGAAGAAATCCTTGCAATGCCTGTGATACGCGGTCAAAAGACTGATAAGGAAAAATTTGCCGGAGCAGAGGCAACCTATACCATCGAAGCCCTGATGCACGATGGAAAGGCGCTTCAGTCAGGAACCAGCCACAACTTTGGAGATGGGTTTGCAAAAGCTTTCGATATTCAGTATTCAGATAAGGAAAATAAACTTCAGTATGTTCATCAGACTTCATGGGGATTGAGCACCAGACTTATCGGTGGTATCATCATGGTCCATGGTGATGACAGCGGCCTTGTGCTTCCTCCCAGAATTGCTCCGATCCAGGTGATCATCGTTCCGGTTCAGCAGCAGAAGGAGGGCGTACTTGATAAGGCTTATGAGTTAAAAGAAATTCTTTCTAATTATAAAGTAAAAGTTGACGATTCCGATAAGAGTCCGGGATGGAAGTTCAGCGAATCAGAGATGCGTGGTATTCCGGTTCGTGTGGAAATCGGTCCGAGAGATATTTCAGAGAACCAGGCGGTCTTGGTACGCCGTGACACCCATGAGAAGATTACCGTATCCTTAGATGAGATAAATAATAAGGTAGGAGAGCTTCTGGAGACAATCCAAAAGGATATGCTGGAACGCGCCAGAATTCACCGGGATGTTCATACCTACGAGGCAACAGATATGGATACCTTTGTTAAAACTGTGGAGGAAAAACCGGGCTTTGTAAAGGCTATGTGGTGCGGCTCCCAGGAATGTGAGGATAAGATCAAGGAGATTACAGGAGCAACATCCCGATGTATGCCATTTAAGCAGGAAACACTTGCCGATACCTGTGTATGCTGTAGAAAACCTGCGGTAAAGATGGTTTACTGGGGCAGAGCGTATTAA
- a CDS encoding AI-2E family transporter, giving the protein MVKPSRKLKKTLLILGVTGAVYLCFRYLLPLVIPFLIAYVFALSLRPSALWVEKRTRFIVKGKVISIPLAVIGGVEIILLMIAFGILLYVGGRKLLMEARLLLQSLPAILEGVDHWLMDNCSFAERFLKLPDGYAVEIVRDIITGGQTAIKSRIMPFLMVNSMTIMKWIVQATVIIIILLIATVLSLQEMDEIRERRDNSIFRFEYAMLGKRLTTVGSAWLKTQGAIMMFTMVVCSSGLFLLGNPYFILFGIGIGLLDALPIFGTGTVLIPWALFSLINKNWKYGFGLIIIYVICYFLREIMEAKIMGGQVGLTPLETLASMYVGLQLFGLLGFILGPIGLLIVEDIVEVYECWCCHDGKERLDPEE; this is encoded by the coding sequence ATGGTGAAACCGAGCAGGAAACTGAAGAAAACATTATTAATATTGGGAGTTACAGGGGCAGTGTATCTGTGTTTTCGATATCTGCTGCCCCTTGTGATTCCCTTTTTGATTGCGTATGTATTTGCTCTTTCCCTACGGCCCTCTGCTCTTTGGGTTGAGAAAAGGACCCGCTTCATTGTAAAGGGAAAGGTGATTTCCATTCCCCTGGCGGTTATTGGCGGAGTAGAGATTATACTTCTTATGATCGCTTTTGGGATCCTTCTTTACGTGGGTGGAAGAAAGCTGCTTATGGAAGCTAGACTTTTGCTTCAAAGTCTTCCCGCAATTCTGGAAGGTGTGGATCATTGGCTCATGGATAACTGTTCCTTCGCAGAACGTTTTTTAAAGCTGCCTGACGGATATGCGGTAGAAATAGTAAGGGATATCATCACAGGAGGGCAGACTGCCATTAAAAGCAGGATTATGCCCTTTCTCATGGTGAACTCCATGACCATTATGAAATGGATTGTTCAGGCAACCGTTATCATCATTATATTGCTTATTGCCACGGTCCTGTCCCTTCAGGAAATGGATGAGATTCGGGAAAGACGGGACAATTCCATATTCCGCTTTGAATATGCCATGCTGGGAAAACGGCTTACAACGGTGGGCAGCGCCTGGTTAAAGACTCAAGGAGCTATCATGATGTTTACCATGGTGGTTTGTTCGTCAGGACTGTTTTTGCTGGGAAATCCCTACTTTATATTATTCGGAATCGGGATCGGGCTTTTGGATGCGCTTCCGATTTTCGGGACCGGGACGGTGCTCATTCCCTGGGCCCTATTCTCCTTGATCAATAAAAACTGGAAGTATGGATTCGGACTGATCATCATTTATGTGATCTGCTATTTTCTAAGAGAGATCATGGAAGCTAAAATCATGGGAGGACAAGTTGGCCTTACGCCTTTGGAGACCCTTGCTTCCATGTACGTAGGACTTCAGCTCTTCGGGCTTTTGGGATTTATTCTTGGCCCTATCGGCTTATTGATTGTGGAAGATATTGTAGAGGTGTATGAGTGCTGGTGCTGTCATGATGGAAAGGAAAGGCTGGATCCGGAGGAATGA
- a CDS encoding RluA family pseudouridine synthase: MDLNILYEDEEILVVEKPVGIESQTARSFEPDMVSEVKKHINTLSPKQGEPYVGVIHRLDKPVGGVMVYAKTKGAAESLSSQVSKHQMEKIYYAVVCGKPVENFGAYVDYLWKDGKTNCSKIVDKGIKGAKLAELHYQVVENKNIGNEECSLTKITLKTGRHHQIRVQMAGHGTPLWGDRKYNPEAQKNAVSGNVALFAYSLSFSHPVTKKRLSFSVKPKGKVFEMFSLSGIA; encoded by the coding sequence ATGGATCTTAACATACTGTACGAGGATGAAGAGATACTGGTGGTAGAAAAACCAGTGGGAATAGAATCCCAAACCGCAAGGTCCTTTGAACCGGATATGGTCAGTGAGGTGAAGAAACATATCAACACGTTATCCCCAAAGCAAGGGGAGCCTTATGTGGGAGTTATCCACAGGCTGGATAAGCCGGTTGGAGGCGTCATGGTGTATGCAAAGACCAAAGGAGCTGCAGAGTCCTTAAGCAGTCAGGTTTCTAAACATCAAATGGAGAAAATCTATTATGCAGTAGTTTGTGGAAAACCTGTGGAAAACTTTGGCGCTTACGTGGATTATTTGTGGAAAGACGGAAAAACTAATTGTTCCAAAATTGTGGATAAAGGGATAAAAGGTGCAAAACTCGCAGAACTCCATTATCAGGTTGTGGAAAACAAAAACATTGGGAATGAAGAGTGCAGCCTGACAAAGATCACGTTAAAAACCGGCCGCCACCATCAGATCCGGGTACAGATGGCGGGCCACGGCACACCCCTGTGGGGCGACCGCAAGTATAATCCCGAGGCTCAAAAGAATGCTGTCAGCGGTAACGTGGCGTTATTTGCTTACAGCTTATCGTTTTCCCATCCAGTCACAAAGAAAAGGCTGAGCTTTTCAGTGAAACCAAAGGGAAAAGTCTTTGAGATGTTTTCATTATCGGGAATTGCATAA
- a CDS encoding nitroreductase family protein, protein MNQTIKELMERKSVRVYEDRAIEPEKKAAIIEAALQAPTAGNMTLYSIIDVTDQERKETLSITCDNQPFIAKAPLVLVFVADYQRWYELFCHYEEEVRHPGLGDLLLACDDALIAAQNAVVAAESMGIGSCYIGDIMEQYETHRDLFSLPKYAVPAAMLVFGYPSRQQQERKKPERLRLEAVVSTNSYRRLSPEEFSLELKKTQGREEDFERWIKAFCKRKWNSDFSAEMSRSVEAMMAAWKKEE, encoded by the coding sequence ATGAATCAGACAATAAAAGAACTTATGGAAAGAAAATCTGTCCGTGTATATGAGGACCGGGCCATTGAACCGGAGAAAAAAGCGGCTATTATAGAGGCGGCACTTCAGGCCCCCACGGCAGGAAATATGACCCTGTATTCCATTATTGATGTGACGGACCAGGAGCGAAAGGAAACCCTGTCAATAACCTGCGACAACCAGCCATTTATTGCAAAGGCACCGCTGGTACTGGTTTTTGTCGCAGATTACCAGAGATGGTACGAGCTGTTCTGCCACTATGAAGAAGAGGTCCGCCATCCTGGGCTTGGAGATCTTTTGCTGGCTTGTGATGATGCCCTTATAGCCGCACAGAATGCGGTTGTGGCGGCAGAATCCATGGGCATTGGCTCCTGTTACATTGGGGATATTATGGAGCAGTATGAAACCCACAGGGATTTGTTCAGCCTTCCAAAGTATGCGGTTCCGGCGGCAATGTTGGTCTTTGGATATCCTTCCAGACAGCAGCAGGAGAGAAAAAAGCCGGAGCGTCTTAGGCTTGAGGCTGTTGTGTCCACGAATTCCTACCGCCGTTTAAGCCCGGAGGAATTTTCCCTGGAGCTTAAAAAGACCCAGGGCAGGGAAGAGGACTTTGAGCGATGGATAAAGGCTTTTTGCAAACGCAAATGGAATTCTGATTTCAGTGCAGAGATGAGCCGGTCTGTAGAAGCTATGATGGCTGCATGGAAGAAAGAGGAGTAA
- the trhA gene encoding PAQR family membrane homeostasis protein TrhA, with protein MEIKIKDPVSALTHFIAMILALIAATPLLIKASSDGGLHLAALTVFIISMVFLYAASTIYHTLDISPKINRLLKKLDHMMIFILIAGTYTPICLIVLGDKTGWSLLALVWGIAISGIIIKACFIMCPKWFSSSLYIAMGWVCVLAFSKITETLSSAGFLWLLAGGIIYTIGGIIYALKLPLFNAKHKSFGSHEIFHLFVMGGSLCHYILMYNFVA; from the coding sequence ATGGAAATTAAAATTAAAGATCCGGTCAGTGCCCTCACGCATTTTATCGCCATGATACTGGCGCTTATTGCCGCAACACCACTGCTTATTAAGGCTTCTTCCGACGGGGGGCTCCATCTGGCCGCCTTAACGGTTTTTATCATCAGTATGGTTTTTCTTTACGCGGCCAGCACCATCTACCATACTCTTGATATTTCACCGAAAATCAACCGTCTGCTGAAAAAATTAGATCATATGATGATTTTTATCCTGATTGCAGGAACGTATACGCCAATCTGCCTGATCGTTCTGGGAGATAAGACCGGCTGGAGCCTGCTTGCTCTGGTTTGGGGCATAGCCATTTCAGGAATTATCATAAAAGCCTGTTTTATTATGTGCCCCAAATGGTTTTCGTCCAGCCTCTACATTGCCATGGGCTGGGTCTGCGTTCTGGCATTTTCAAAGATTACGGAAACCCTTTCTTCTGCCGGATTTCTCTGGCTGCTTGCAGGAGGCATCATCTATACCATAGGCGGGATCATCTACGCTCTGAAGCTTCCTCTTTTTAATGCGAAGCATAAAAGCTTTGGATCCCATGAGATCTTTCACCTATTCGTCATGGGCGGAAGCTTATGCCATTATATTTTGATGTACAATTTTGTTGCATAA
- a CDS encoding GIY-YIG nuclease family protein, whose product MNYTYILRCADDTLYCGWTNHLEKRLIAHNQGKGAKYTKARRPVVLAYWEEFSTKEEAMRREAAIKKLSRKDKLKLMGEIV is encoded by the coding sequence ATGAACTATACCTATATTTTAAGATGTGCAGATGATACCCTGTATTGCGGCTGGACAAACCACTTAGAGAAACGTTTAATCGCCCATAACCAGGGAAAAGGGGCCAAATACACAAAAGCCAGAAGGCCTGTGGTTCTGGCTTACTGGGAGGAGTTCTCCACAAAAGAAGAAGCCATGCGGAGGGAAGCCGCCATTAAAAAACTTTCCAGGAAGGACAAGCTAAAACTGATGGGAGAAATTGTATAA
- a CDS encoding DUF3794 and LysM peptidoglycan-binding domain-containing protein has product MLELVKKNIHMNRWKGYAASQITLDDDFIVPDSMDDVDQIILSSGDITIDSVKVQTERVMVRGKLDFMNLFRGSEGGLQTLSGSINFEEPINIPGLEEKDYVQLGWELEDLNAGLINSRKLSVKSIVSLKVKVETASDINAAVEVDTGGSALDMPIVETLRRNLDVASIALRHKDTFRIKDTVTLSGNKPNIDHVLWTEMKLRGVSLRPMDGKMMLDGELLVFVIYQGEGEGAPIQWVEESIPFSGELAVPDMTEDMVPLVTVHIIHKDIEAKPDSDGEMREMDMDSVLELDMKLYKEENMELLSDIYSTNRELTLQTEEALFDKILTKNMSRCKVVEKLSLDQADRILQICHSEGTVKVDDTEIKEDGLHVEGVLEVRILYMTSDDDQPIQSTVEDIPFHFLIEAPGINEQTVCQLNPGLEQLSAVMMGGGTVEVKATISLDLLALQPIREQIITNALESPMDLNNLQKLPGIVGYIVQPEDSLWNIAKKFHTTIDTIIATNGLTDKSVRPGDRLILVKELA; this is encoded by the coding sequence ATGTTGGAGCTGGTGAAGAAAAACATACATATGAATCGTTGGAAAGGATATGCCGCATCCCAGATTACTCTTGACGATGACTTCATCGTCCCGGACAGTATGGATGATGTGGATCAGATTATTTTAAGTTCCGGCGATATTACCATTGATTCCGTAAAGGTTCAGACAGAACGGGTCATGGTCCGGGGCAAGCTGGACTTTATGAATCTCTTCCGGGGATCGGAAGGAGGGCTACAGACCCTTTCAGGAAGCATTAACTTTGAGGAACCCATCAATATCCCCGGGCTGGAGGAAAAGGATTACGTCCAACTGGGGTGGGAGCTTGAGGATTTAAACGCTGGGCTTATTAATTCCAGAAAGCTGAGCGTAAAGTCGATCGTATCACTAAAAGTAAAGGTGGAAACTGCCAGCGATATAAACGCTGCCGTGGAAGTGGACACGGGAGGCTCAGCATTAGATATGCCAATTGTGGAAACCCTTCGCCGCAATCTGGATGTAGCATCGATTGCTCTCCGCCACAAGGATACGTTTCGCATCAAGGATACGGTTACTCTATCAGGAAACAAGCCAAACATTGACCACGTTTTATGGACTGAAATGAAGTTAAGAGGCGTTTCCTTAAGGCCCATGGATGGAAAAATGATGCTTGACGGGGAACTGTTAGTCTTTGTTATTTACCAGGGAGAAGGGGAAGGTGCGCCCATCCAGTGGGTAGAGGAGAGCATTCCGTTTTCAGGGGAACTGGCTGTTCCGGATATGACTGAGGATATGGTTCCTCTGGTTACGGTTCACATAATCCATAAGGATATTGAGGCAAAACCGGATTCCGACGGTGAAATGCGGGAAATGGATATGGATTCAGTTCTTGAGCTGGATATGAAGCTTTACAAGGAAGAGAATATGGAGCTGCTCAGCGATATATATTCCACCAACAGGGAACTGACGCTGCAGACGGAGGAAGCTCTTTTTGATAAGATCCTGACGAAAAATATGAGCAGGTGCAAGGTTGTAGAAAAGCTCAGCCTGGATCAGGCGGACCGGATCCTCCAGATATGCCACAGTGAAGGGACTGTTAAAGTCGATGATACGGAAATCAAAGAGGACGGACTTCATGTGGAAGGCGTTTTAGAGGTTCGGATCCTTTATATGACTTCTGACGATGACCAGCCTATCCAGTCAACCGTGGAAGATATTCCATTCCATTTCCTGATTGAGGCACCGGGGATCAATGAGCAGACGGTTTGCCAGCTGAATCCGGGCTTAGAGCAGCTTAGTGCGGTTATGATGGGCGGAGGAACCGTAGAAGTGAAGGCGACCATTTCCCTTGATTTACTGGCCTTGCAGCCGATCCGTGAGCAGATCATCACTAACGCGCTGGAATCGCCCATGGATTTAAACAACTTGCAGAAGCTTCCCGGAATCGTGGGATATATTGTGCAGCCTGAGGATTCCCTCTGGAATATCGCTAAAAAGTTCCATACAACCATAGATACCATTATAGCGACCAATGGATTGACGGATAAATCCGTGAGACCGGGTGACCGGCTGATTCTTGTGAAGGAATTAGCATAA